The genome window GGCTGGGCAGTAGGCAACAACGGAACAATACGAAGAACCACAAACGGCGGTAGTAACTGGTCTAGCCAAATGAGCAACACAACTCTACATCTGTATTCTGTTAATTTTGTTGATATCAATAATGGTTGGGCAGTTGGTTCGGTTGGCACAATTCTAAAAACCACAAACGGAGGTAATGACTGGATATCGCAAACCAGTAATACAAATAAAGAATTAAGATCAATTCATTTCACAAATACCACAACCGGCTGGGCAGTTGGAGTAAATGGTGTAATAGCTAAAACTACTGATGGCGGTACTAATTGGTTTCTCCAATCAAAAGGTTTATTGAATCATTTATTTTCTGTTCATTTTGCAGATACGCTTACCGGCTGGGCGGTTGGAGAGAACGGTGCTGTTTTAAAAACTACAAACAGTGGTAACAACTGGTTTACTCAATCAAGTGGTACAATAGAATGGTTGCAGTCAGTTCATTTTATAGATGCCGATACCGGCTGGGCAGTAGGAATCAATGGCACGATAATAAAAACATCAAACGGCGGTGATAATTGGTCCAATCAGACAAGCGGGACTGTGAACATTCTGAAATCCGTTCATTTTTCGGACACTAATACAGGCTGGGCAGTCGGATTTTATGGTCTGATTTTGAAAACGACAAACAGCGGCAATGATTGGTTTGCGCAAACCAGCGGAACGGGGAATAATTTATATTCCGTTCAATTCAGGGATACGAGCACCGGATGGGCGGTTGGAAATGGAGGTACGATTTTAAAAACTACAGACGGTGGAAACAATTGGACTGCTCAGTCAAGCGGGACAACAGACCTTCTTAGTTCTGTTTGTTTTCCGGATGATAATACCGGTTGGGTGATTGGATCTATAGATGGATTTAATACAAAAATACTCAAAACTACAAACGGAGGAACAAACTGGTTCATCCAAACTTCGAGTGGAATGCCAAATAATTGGTGGTCCGTCCAATTCACGGATACGAATACCGGTTGGGCAGTTGGAGGCAATGGCCTTATTATTAAAACTACCGATGGCGGAAATAATTGGTTTGATCAATCAAGCGGAACAACGAATGCTTTTTATTCAGTATGTTTTGTTTCGCAAGGAAGCGCCAAAGTCGGATGGATAGTTGGAGTAAATGGTACGATATTAAAAACTACAACTGGCGGTGCTGTAGTAACGGGTATGGGAAATGAAAATCAAACGGCTTCTGCATATAAGCTAAGACAAAACTATCCCAATCCATTCAACCCGTCAACAGATATAACATTTTATCTTCCTTCACGATCGCAAGTTTCGTTGAAAGTATTTGACCTGCTCGGAAGAGAAGTTGCGACACTCGTCTCCGGAGAATTACCGGCAGGCGATCACACGCAACAATGGAATGCGGTAGGCATGCCGAGCGGCGTATATTTTTACCGTTTGAATACCGGTTCGTTTTCTGAAACCAAGAAACTTATTTTGCTGAGGTAAATTGGTTAACAAAGATACAGCATACAAGAAAATTTCGGAATTAGTAGAGCGATTTACCGACCAATACGAATCCTACAAAAAATCCGATTACAACGAAACGATGACACGACGTGATTTCATCGACCCGTTTTTCAAAGCGTTGGGCTGGGACATCGACAATGAACATGGTTACGCTGAATCTTATCGCGAAGTAATTCACGAAGACAGAGTAAAAGTTAGCGGAGCCACAAAAGCGCCCGACTACTCTTTCCGTTTGGTTGGCGGCAAGCGACTGTTTTTTGTTGAAGCCAAAAAACCAAGCCTATCGGTAAAAGAAGAAATTCCGTCAGCATATCAAATTCGCAGATATGGCTGGAGTGCGAAACTTCCCGTTTCCATCATCACGGACTTTGAGGAGTTCTCTGTTTATGACTGCACCAAAAAACCCAAACCCACCGACAAAGCATCGACAGCAAGGATAAAGTTCATCACTTTTCAAGATTACCTGAAAGATTTTGATTTCATCTGGGAAACTTTTAGCAAGGAGCGAGTGCTGAAAGGCAGTTTCGATAAGTTCGTGCAAAGCGACACTTACAAAAAAGGAACGGCTACCGTTGATAAAGATTTTCTCCAATCGCTCGACAGGTGGCGGACATATCTTGCAACGAGTATTGCATTAAACAACCAAAAATTAGACGAGGATGAAATAAATTTTGCCGTTCAGCAGACGATCGACAGAATTATTTTCCTGCGCATTGCAGAGGACAGAAGCGTTGAGCCATACGGAAATTTGAAAGACGCCATCAAGCAGGGCGACTTTTACAAAAACCTTTTTGAGCAGTTCTGCAGAGCAGACGAAAAATACAATTCAGGTCTTTTCGATTTCAACAAAGACCAAATCAGCAAGCATCTGAAAATTGACAACAAAGTAACGAAGACGATTATCAATGAATTGTATTATCCCGAATCGCCTTACGAATTTTCTGTTTTATCGGTCGAAATTTTAGGAAGCGCCTACGAGCAGTTTCTCGGAAAAGTAATCCGCATTACCCCTGCATACCACGCCAAAATTGAGGAAAAGCCAGAAGTCAGAAAAGCGGGAGGTGTTTATTACACGCCTCAATACATTGTGGAATACATTGTAAAAAACACAGTCGGAAAACTCATAAATTCCCCCTTTGAAGGGGGCGGGGGGATGTCACCCAAAGAAATCAGCAAAATAAAAATAGTTGATCCGGCTTGCGGAAGCGGTAGTTTTTTGTTAGGGGCTTATCAATATCTACTGGACTATCACAAACATTATTACATTACTAATTCCCCTCTTGAGTCTGTCCCGCGTGCGGGGAGGGGAAAAAGGGGTGTGTCCAAACCGAGCAAAGAACAACTAAAGTTTCTAACCCCCGATGGCAACCTTACCACGAACGAGAAGAAGAGAATTTTGCTCAATAACATTTTCGGAGTGGACATCGATGTAAACGCGGTGGAAGTTACCAAGTTGAGTTTACTTTTGAAATGTATGGAGGGCGAAACAGAGGCGAGCATTAATCACCAGTTAAAAATGTTTCACGAAAGAATTTTGCCCGATCTTGAAAATAATATTAAGTGCGGGAACAGTTTAATTGATACCGATTTTTATGCCTCGCAATTGGATTTTGGGGAAGAGAACCTGTCTGCCGGTAAAGCTGGAAAAATAAAACCTTTCAATTGGCAGCGAGCATTTCCTGAAGTGTTTAAACAAGGTGGATTTGATGTTGTGATTGGAAATCCGCCGTATGTGAGAATACACGAATTAGAAAATAATTCAAAAGATTATTATAGAAAGAATTATTCATCGGCAAATAATCAATTTGATTTATATCAACTCTTTTATGAGAAAGGGTTAACGCTTCTTAATGAAAATGGAAAACTTGGTTTTATTACTTCAAATAAGTTTTGTATTACCAACTATGGAAAAGCATTAAGAGAGATAATCTTTAAAAAGTCGCTGATAGAACAAGTAGTTGATTGTTCATCATCCAATGTGTTTGGCAATGTATCAACTTATCCATTCATTTTTATTCTTAAAGTAAAACAACAAAAAAATAATACAGTAGAACTATACAAAGATTATAATGGGAAAATAGAATCTTTAGATAAAGTTAGGCAAGACAAATTACTCAAAGGAGAAGAAGAAATATTTTCATTTCAATCTTTATCACCTTCATATAAAATAATTGAAAGATTAGAAAAAAAATGTAAAACACAATTTGTTTCAGTTTACAGAGGCAGAGGAACTTCAAAAGATTTAATCAAAACTGGGACAAAAAAAAGCGTCACAAACAAAGAGGTTCTTAGATATAAACCATTTTCAGAAATATTATTTAGAGCTAAATCAAAATATCAAAATGATTATGAGCCAAAAATATTGATGAAAAAAATATGTTACAATATTGAATGCAACATAGATGAGTCAGGAGAAATAAATCCAATTAATACAGTATATGTAGTAAAGCCAATAAATAAATCAATCAGCATTAAATATTTAATTGGTATTTTAAATTCAAAGTTGTTATCATTTTATACAAGAAAAAAATATGAAACCACGGGAATGAGAGGTGGTTATATTGAACTTAGGGTCTTTGAAGTTGAGAAACTGCCAATCATTGAAGCCACAAATAATGAACAAATAGAAACCATAAAGTTCGTTGACCAGTTGCTAAAACTGAATGAAGAAAAAGCAGAAGCAAAACTGCAAACAAAAATAAACCAACTACAAAGCAAGATTGATTATTGCGAAAGCAGAATAAACGAAATCGTGTATCAACTTTACGGTTTAACAGCAGACGAAATAAAAATTGTTGAAAAATCTTGATTGTAAGTCGGGTAAGTCGGAATTCTATTCCGACCTACTGCTACTGCTACTGCTTGGCGTCGTGGGAGGTATTAAAATAGGCAAAATAGGGCGATTTTCACTAACTCCTTAAAAATCAATTGCTTTCGCACCTTTTTTTTATTATATTTCAACCGAAAAATCTCATTTTGAAATGATTTTAACGATTACCTCCATATTTATTCATACCAGAAGGATATAATTTGGGCAAGTTTTTTGTTGCATTAGTAACATACTCACTTTTATTTTTAGGGAACATCAGTTTCTCGCAATTTCAAAACTCAAAATTAAACGAAAAATTTTTTGAGAATGGTCAACCGACTCTGACGGGTGTTGATGTCGGGATGTTTGCAAATACACCAACCCGCACAAAAATTGATTTAGCCGGTTATTGGCAATATACAATTGATGGCAAGGTATGGGTAAACATTCAAATCCCATCTGCTTACAATTTTGAAAGCTGGGTTACATTTCAGCGGAAGTTTGAAATCACAAGCGAAATGATTGATAAATTTAACTTCACGCTGGTTGCCTACGGAATTAATAATCAAAGCGAAATTCAGATTAATGGAAATTTTGTTGGACGACATATCGGTGGCTACAGTTCGTTTGTGCTTCCGATTCGTGAAAATATTTTACAGATTGGAAAAGAAAATGCAATTCGTATTACAACCGACAACGAACTGACTGCAACTTCAACTCTTCCGCTGCGCCATCAGGTAAGTGGATGGCGGAATTACGGAGGCATTTTTCGCGATATTTACATCCTTGCAACTCCGAAATTGTTCATCAGCGAAACAATAGTAACTTCCGAGTTAACTCCCGATTATAAAAATGCCAAATTAAAAATCAGCAGCACTATTGAAAACACCAGCTTTGATTTTTCCGCTGAGGAAAAAGCGAAAGGTGTTTTTGCGGCTCTCTCAGTGGAAGTTTATGATAAACTCAATGAAGCATTGGTCGGGCGGAGCGCTTTAGTTCCGCTTGATGTCCAAAAACGGAAAGCCAAAGACTTTAAAGTCGAATTGCAAATTGCTAATCCCAAACTTTGGTCGCCCGACGTACCGGACCTTTATCTAATCAAAATTTCCGTTGTTCGCGTTGCAGGAAAAGAAACATTTCCGCTTGATGAATATATTCTCAACTATGGATTACGGAATCTGCAGCTAAAAAATTCTTCGATAGTTTTGAATGGAAATCCCTTTTACATAAAAGGTGTAGTTTATTTTGAAGAACATCCGTTTTTCGGTTCGGCGCTTACTTACGGCGATATGGAAAAAGATATTGCAAAAATAAAAAGCGGCGGCGTTAATCTTATAAGATTTCTTTATCCTCCTCATCCTTATTTTTTAAATCTTTGCGACAGGTATGGCATTTTTGTTATCGAAGAAATTCCACTCACGAATGTTCCAGCAGCAATATTGGAAAAAGAGTTTTATACCGATTTGGCTTCAACTTACATCAGAGAAATGATTTGGCGTGATAGAAACAACACTTCCGTTTTGGCGTGGGGTATCGGTAACGAATTTGAAATTTCAAAAAAGAATCCCTCTGTCGCTGTTAATTATATCGAGTCGATGAAGAAAATTATCGCTTCATTGGACAGCCGTCCTGTTTATATCTCAGTTCAGGTAAATTGGGACATAAGTGAAATTATCGACAAAGTTGATATAGTTTCAATAAATACCTACCCAGGCTTTGAAAGCTCCGTCAATCAACTTCGCGACGACTTAACAACTTGGCGGCAGAATTATACTGATAAACCAATCATTATCGGGAAATACGGAAAAGAAATTTTACCCAACAACAGAAGCGGTTACAGCGACCCGACATCAATCGAGTCGCAAGCATGGTATGCCTGGCAGGCAAATAATGTAATCCGTGAATTGAAATTCGCAGGGAGTGTATTCTGGTCGTATAACGATTGGTTGAGCGACCGTCCCTCGATGTCAACACCATCCGGAAATCAATATCTACGTTCGACGGGGATGGTGAATATGGCGCGGGACAGGCGTGTAGTTTACGATGTATTACGAAGTGTTTTTAACAACGAGAAAGTTACCGCTTTACCGGTTGGTAATTATTCTTCGAGCGCCCCAATAATTTTTGTAATCGCCGGGTTAGTTGTTTTAATTTCTTTAGCTTTTTTCTACAACAGCAACAGGCGTTTCCGGGAAAATATGAACCGCTCGATGTTGAGAACTTATAATTTTTTTGCAGATGTCAGAGACCAACGGATTATTCCCGTAAGCCATAGTGTATTCTTATCTGCTGTGCTGTCGATTGCATTAGCTATAATTTTATCAAGCATCCTTACACATTATCGTTACAATCTTTTAGTCGACAATCTGTTGAGCCAAATTTTATCCGACACGATGAAAACCTGGCTAGTTCAACTGGTATGGCAGCCGGTGTTATTTATTGCCTATTTTTCGGTTATCATCTTTTTTAAAATTTTACTTTTAACTTTAATTGTAAAATTCTTCTCACTCTTTATCCGTGTCAGGGTTTATCTGTATCATGCTTTCTCGGTTTTGGTTTGGTCGTTGACTCCTATGATAATTTTCATTCCCCTGAGTATGGTGCTCTTCAGAATTATGGAAGATCCTATTTATATTTTGCCATCATTAGGAATGATTATATTAATTCTAATTATATCTACCTTCCGCTTATTCAAAGGTGTATCAATTATATTCGATATTGCACCGTCGAAAATTTATGTCGCCGGTGTTTTTGCTATTCTCGTAGTCGCCGGTTTATTATACGGCTATATGGATTACGCTCACTCAACAACTATCTATCTAAAATTTTTGTTAGAAACACAGAACTGTATCTTGTAAATGTATTTATCTAAAATAGAAATATTTGGTTTTAAGTCGTTTGCACAAAATGTAAATTTGAATTTTGATGCTGGCATTACAGCTATCGTTGGGCCAAACGGTTGTGGCAAAACGAATATCGTAGATGCGATACGATGGGCTTTGGGCGAACAGCGTTACAGCACGTTGCGTTCCGATAAGATGGAAGATGTTATTTTTAACGGAACACGAAACCGCAAACCGCTTGGTATGGCTGAAGTTTCGCTCATTATCGAAAACACACGCGGCATTTTGCCTACTGAATATTCACAGGTTACAATCTCACGAAGAGTTTATCGTTCAGGCGAAAGCGAATATCTGCTTAACAGAGTTCAGTGCCGGTTAAAAGATATAGTCGATTTATTTATGGATACCGGCATGGGCGCCGATGCTTATTCGGTGATTGAATTGAAAATGGTTGAGACGATTTTAAGCGACAGGACAGACGAACGGCGTCGTTTGTTTGAAGAAGCTGCCGGCGTTACAAAATACAAGCATCGTCGAAAAGCTGCATACCACAAATTAGAAAGTGTTCAGCAGGACCTGATTCGTGTGAACGATATTGTTAAAGAAGTTCAGAAAACAGTTAACGCACTCGAACGACAATCGAAACGAGCCGAACAATTCAATGAGATTTCGAAAAACCTGCGGGCAACCGAGATTGATTTACTAGAGCACGAATACGCTTATCTGTTCGGAAAACTGAATCCATTAAAAGAGCGTTTTGGTGAAACAGAGATTGCCAAAAATAATATTGATGCTGAATTAAATGGACAGGAAGAGTTACTCGATAAAATGCGCATCGAAATCAGCGAAGTCGAGAAACAGTTAATAGATTTTCAAAGGCAGGCAGCCAAACTTGTTTCGCAGATTCATAAATATGATGAAGGCACTATAAAAGGTAACGAACAAATTAATTCACTGCAATCGAACATCGAAAGATATGAAAAAGAAAAGATTGATTTGTTCAATCAAAAAGAGTGGTTAGAAGGTAAACAGGTAACACTCCGGGAAAACATCGAAAAATTTGCGGAAGCAGTAATTGCAGACCAGGGAGTTTTTGAAAAACTTAACATCGATTTTCAATTTTTTGGAAAACAACTTGATGAGAAAAAAGAGCTTCTGAAGGGTTTAAATAACGAAATCATCTCGCTGATACACGAAATAGTTCAGAAGAACGGCGACCGGCAGTTATTAGATGAGAGAATAGAAAACCTGAACAGATTAATCGAACGGATAACTGAAGACGCAGCATATTTTGAAAACGAGATTTCAGAAAGCGAAAATAAAGTTTCGGAGCTGACAGTTAAGGATAGAGAACTGCACCGCGATTTCATCCAGGCTGAAATGGAGCTTATGGAAGTCAACACTTTGGTGCAGCAAAACCGGAGTGAACTTGAAGCTTTGCAACAAAAAGAATTAGAATTAAAAAACGAGATACACAGGATAACGGCTAAAATAGATTTCTCCGTTTCTTTGATTGAAGGCAGCGAGGGACGAAGCAGCAGTATAAAGTATTTATTGAACGAAACTGAATTTAAAAAGAAAAACTATCTTACAGTTGCCGAAATAGTTAATACAGATGAAAAATACAGGTCGGCGATCCAAACGGCATTAGGCGAAACTGCAAACTACATCATTGTCGAAAAAGAGAGCGAAGCTTTCGAAGCAGCAAGTCTTCTCGAAAAGAATGAAAAAGGAAAAGCGGTTTTTATTTGTCTCGAACGCATTCCCAAAATCAAACGTATTCGCACGTCGAATCACTCGCCGATACTTTGGGCAGATCAGGTTGTAAAGGTAAAAGAACCGTATCGTAATTTAGTTTCGTACTTACTTGACAGCATCGCGATTGTTGAAGATTTAAAATCTGTACCTGACTCGTTAATAGGGATAAAATTTGTATCACTCAACGGTAATGTGAGAACAAGCGGCGGAGTTGTTCGCGGCGGCAGTCGTCGGCAGGACGAAGGCAGCTTGATAGGCAAGCGCGACCAGATAGCCGAGTTGGAATTAGATAAAGCAAAGTTTATAGCCGAGCTTGAATTGTTGCAACAACTGCAAAACGAGAAGCAAAAGATACTCGAAACTCTGGATATTAAAGCAGCTGCCGAAAAGGTTAAGAAAATTGAAAAAGAAATGGCATCGGTTGAGATGCGCATCGCACAGATTGTATTCGAAAAAAAACGTGCAAACGATTCCATTGAAAGAAGTAAATCCGAGATTAAACGCATAGAAACCGAAATTTCAGAGTTGAGTGCCGAGAAAGAAAAGTTAATCCCAGAAATAAATCAGATCGAACAAGCGAAAGCTGTAGCCGAAACGAATGCTGCCCAACTCAACAAAGAATTAGAACAAATTACTCAACAATGGAATGATTTGTCGAAAGTCGTGAACGATGCGGAAATCAAGATGGTTACCTTACAAGGCAACAAGCGGAATGCTGAAGCTGAATTAGAAAGGGTTATTGCAACAGTCCAGAACACCGAGACTACTTTGCAAAAGCGAGATTCTGAAATTTCGCAGGCAAAAGAAGACATCGAACGAATTACCAGCGAACTGGAGTCGGCCGGTGTGCAATTACAGGAACTGAGATTGCAGTTGAATGAAGTTGAAAAAGGGAAGACCGAAGTCGAAACTGTTTACACACAAAAGCGGAACGCAATTCACAGTGTCGAATTAAAAATTAAAGACGACCGCCGCCTGCACGACGATACACTAAAATTGTTCCACGAATATGATATGAAGATATCTGAAATTAATCAGAATATCGAACACGTTCGCGAACGAGCACGAAACGAATTTGAAATCAGTATTGAATTAAAAACTTACCCCGAAGATGAATGGATCGATTTTGCTGCCAAACGCGAAGAAGTGAGGCAGATGAAAGACCGTATCAGAATGTTAGGCGCCATTAACTTTGCTGCTTTCGATGAGTATAACACTGAGAGCGAACGGTTTAACTTTATGATGCAGCAACGTGACGATTTGATTGAAGCCGAGCGGACATTATTAAACACAATCGAAGAAATTAATAACACGGCACAGAGAAAGTTTTTAACTACTTTCGAATTAATACGTGAAAACTTTATCAAGACTTTCAAAAGTTTGTTCGATGAAGGCGACGAGTGCGACTTACGGCTTGAAGAAAACGAAGACCCGCTTGAAGCCGGTATCGAAATTATTGCAAAACCACGCGGCAAGCGCCCCACTTCCATCGATTTACTTTCAGGAGGCGAAAAAACTTTAACTGCCATTGCACTTTTGTTTGCGATTTATTTAGTAAAGCCAAGCCCGTTCTGTATTCTTGATGAAGTTGATGCACCGTTGGATGATTCGAATATCGACCGCTATACACGGATTATCAAAAAGTTTTCCGACAACACTCAATTTATAGTTGTAACTCACAACAAGCGAACGATGGAAGCTGCAAATGCACTTTACGGTGTTACGATGGAAGAAGAAGGAGTTTCAAAAATTGTAACAGTTCGTTTCAACGATGAAGACCGTGTACAATCGGCTGCGGTTGCTTCGGGAGTCATATAGTTTTTGATGATGATAAAAATATTTATAGATTTCGACGGAACAATTACTAAAGGCGATTTGGGTGATAATCTTTTTTTTAATTTTGGCGGTCCTATTTGCACAAAAATAATTGAAGATTATAGAGGCGGATTAATAAGTGCCGCTGAATGTTTTACCCGCGAAGCCGAAGCTTGCGGAAATGTTTCGCAGAAAGATGTATCCGACTTTATCGACAAACATGAAATCGATATCAGTTTTGGCAATTTTATTAAGTTCTGCCGTAAAAAAAGTACTGATGATCGTCAGATAAAATTTTATATCCTATCGGACGGACTTGATTATTATATAGAACGGGTTTTACGCAAATATGATCTTTCCGATATTCCTTTTTTTGCAAACAAGTTGGAGTTTGTAGAGGCAGGAATGAAAATAACGTTCCCATATTCCGAAGAAGAATGCGATCGCTGCGCCAACTGCAAACGCAACCATATTCTTACTTTATCGGGCGATGATGATATTATCGTTTACATCGGCGATGGATACTCCGACAAGTGCGCAGTGAAATACGCCGATATTGTTTTTGCTCGCGGTGAGCTACAAACTTTTTGCCAAAACGAGAATATCACCTACTATCTTTTTAATTCATTCGAGGATACGATAACCCGGATGGAAGAAATTCTAAATAAAAAACGAATACGCAAACGACAACAAGCTGAATTCAATCGGAAAGAAATTTACCTTGCTGGTTAAAATTTTATGAAAACACAAATGGATCTACGAAAAATATTATTTAAATACCGAAGCTACACACCTATTCCGTTCATCATTCTTATGGTTGTATTTGCAAAGCCAACAATTTACAGCATAGCCGGCGGATTGTTAGTTATTCTTTTCGGCGAGTTTATACGATTGTGGGGCGTTTCGATAGCAGGCAGCGAAACCCGCACAACAAACTCGGTTGGCAGCTCGCAACTTGTTACAAGCGGGCCCTTTTCATACTTACGTAATCCCCTCTACTTCGGTAATATCTGTATTTATTTCGGTGTTGGAATTATGTCGTGGGCGGGGTTTCCTCTCTTACCGATTGTTACACTTTCGTATTTTCTTTTTCAATATACTCTTATAGTAAGTTTAGAAGAAGAACACTTGACTAAAACTTATGGAACGGAATTTCAGCGATATTTAAAATCGGTTCCCAAATTTTTTCCAGCATTCAAAAAATATAAATACAGCGGGAACGAGCAACCGCAGTTAGACTGGAAGCGCGGAATAAAATCAGAGCAAAGAACTTTTCAAGCAATCTTAATTATTGTTTTTATAATAGTTGTAATTTGGATGCTGCGATTTTTTTACGATTGGAAGATAACAAAACTTTTCGGAGACGCGTAAGATGCGTTTGATGATAATCGCCGGCGAAGCCTCAGGCGATTTGCACGGCGCCGGCGTAGTTAAAGAATTAAAATCCCGGTTTAAAGATATCGAGATTTTCGGAATCGGCGGCAACAAGATGCAGCGCGAAGGTATGCAGCTAGTCTATCACATTAACGAGTTGGCGGTGATGGGATTATTGGAAGTGGTAAAGAAACTCCCGACAATCAGGTCGGTTAGCCGGACTCTCGAATCGTTGCTTACTAACCGCCGCCCCGATGCTGTGCTTTTAATTGATTATCCCGGCTTTAATTTGCGGTTCGCTGAAAAAGTCAGAAAAGCGGGAATCAAAATTTTCTATTATATCAGTCCGCAACTTTGGGCTTGGCATCCAAGCAGGATAAAAAAAATGAAAGGAATAATTGATAAGATGTTTGTTGTCTTTCCTTTCGAAGAAGAAATTTATAAACGAGAAGGAATCGAAGTAGAATTTGTCGGACATCCTTTGCTTGATGTTATTGAAGAACCTCAACCTAAAGCCGATTTTTGTAAGCGTTACAGCTTCGATAAATCGAAACCGATTATCGGGCTTTTCCCCGGCAGCCGGAAGCAGGAGTTGGAGAAAATTTTTCCGCCAATGCTTCATGCAGCAAAAATTTTGGAAACCCTGTATGATGCACAAATAGCCGTTGGCGTGGCATCTGTTTTTGAAGGCGACTATATAAAATCTTTTTTGTATGAAGATTCATCAGTACGGCTTCTGCAAAATGCAACATACGATCTTATGAAAAATTCTGACGTTGCAATAGTTACATCAGGAACAGCAACACTTGAAACGGCTTGTTTCCAAACGCCGATGGTTATCGTTTATAAAACATCGTGGCTTACATATTTAGCAGCCCGGCTAATGATTAACATAAAAAATATCGGCTTGGCTAATATAGTTGCCGGTAAAACTATCGTTCCTGAATTAATACAGCATCGGGCGAACGCAGAAAAAATTGCTGCCGCAGCTGGAAAGTTTTTAACAGATAAAACTTTATCCGACAAAACCCGTATTGATTTGAAATCTGTTTACGAGAAATTAGGCGAACGCGGCGCAGCTAAACGTGTGGCTGAAAATATTTTAAAATTAATCGCTCCAAAATAAAGTGGTCATTTTAAAGATAGCGCTATTTCCATTCTCATTGTTGTATGGATTGGTGATATCTTTTAGAAACTTGTTATTTGATATTGGAATATTCAAAACCGTAAAAGTGAATGTTCCCGTAATTTCGGTCGGTAATATAACCGCCGGCGGCACAGGAAAAACTCCGCTTGTCGAGTATATTCTTGAATTTCTACTAAAGCAAAAAAAACGTGTTGCTGTAGTAAGCCGGGGTTATAAACGCACCACCAGAGGAACACTTGTAGTTTCGGACGGCGAACGACTGTTGTGCAGCGCCGATGCGTGCGGCGATGAACCGTTTCAAATTGCTTCGAAATTTCCAAATTCAATCGTTATTGTAGATGAGCAAAAGTCGCGCGCTGCTCAGTTGGCTGTTCAAAAATTTAATTGCGATTACATAATTGTTGACGATGGATTCCAGCACAGACAATTACACCGAAACTTGGATATCGTAGTGGTAGATGCTTCGAAACCATTGAGCAGAGAACTGATGCTGCCTGCAGGATTAAGAAGAGAACCAATGTGGAACCTTAAACGTGCCGATATTATTATCTACTCGAATTGGAAACAGAAGTCGGATACTTTAAAAAATACCGGTGTGGAATTAACAGGACGCACTCAGTTGGATCCGCAAAA of Bacteroidota bacterium contains these proteins:
- a CDS encoding YCF48-related protein, whose translation is MKNFLRFSAFLFVTVLMCLSQSYTQSGWFWQNPLPQGNSLYSVHFVNANTGWAAGVNGTILKTNDGGEKWTIQTSNSPSYVLRSIYFTDLDTGWAVGMVGAGELILITTNGGNDWFVQTGPSSFYSLLSVYFIDSQIGWVAGQTGKIWKTTNGGDDWIVQTTPLGNDLNSIQFADSSTGWAVGGSGVILKTTNGGDNWLEQSSGTNRDLNSVRFVDKNNGWAVGNNGTIRRTTNGGSNWSSQMSNTTLHLYSVNFVDINNGWAVGSVGTILKTTNGGNDWISQTSNTNKELRSIHFTNTTTGWAVGVNGVIAKTTDGGTNWFLQSKGLLNHLFSVHFADTLTGWAVGENGAVLKTTNSGNNWFTQSSGTIEWLQSVHFIDADTGWAVGINGTIIKTSNGGDNWSNQTSGTVNILKSVHFSDTNTGWAVGFYGLILKTTNSGNDWFAQTSGTGNNLYSVQFRDTSTGWAVGNGGTILKTTDGGNNWTAQSSGTTDLLSSVCFPDDNTGWVIGSIDGFNTKILKTTNGGTNWFIQTSSGMPNNWWSVQFTDTNTGWAVGGNGLIIKTTDGGNNWFDQSSGTTNAFYSVCFVSQGSAKVGWIVGVNGTILKTTTGGAVVTGMGNENQTASAYKLRQNYPNPFNPSTDITFYLPSRSQVSLKVFDLLGREVATLVSGELPAGDHTQQWNAVGMPSGVYFYRLNTGSFSETKKLILLR
- a CDS encoding N-6 DNA methylase; protein product: MVNKDTAYKKISELVERFTDQYESYKKSDYNETMTRRDFIDPFFKALGWDIDNEHGYAESYREVIHEDRVKVSGATKAPDYSFRLVGGKRLFFVEAKKPSLSVKEEIPSAYQIRRYGWSAKLPVSIITDFEEFSVYDCTKKPKPTDKASTARIKFITFQDYLKDFDFIWETFSKERVLKGSFDKFVQSDTYKKGTATVDKDFLQSLDRWRTYLATSIALNNQKLDEDEINFAVQQTIDRIIFLRIAEDRSVEPYGNLKDAIKQGDFYKNLFEQFCRADEKYNSGLFDFNKDQISKHLKIDNKVTKTIINELYYPESPYEFSVLSVEILGSAYEQFLGKVIRITPAYHAKIEEKPEVRKAGGVYYTPQYIVEYIVKNTVGKLINSPFEGGGGMSPKEISKIKIVDPACGSGSFLLGAYQYLLDYHKHYYITNSPLESVPRAGRGKRGVSKPSKEQLKFLTPDGNLTTNEKKRILLNNIFGVDIDVNAVEVTKLSLLLKCMEGETEASINHQLKMFHERILPDLENNIKCGNSLIDTDFYASQLDFGEENLSAGKAGKIKPFNWQRAFPEVFKQGGFDVVIGNPPYVRIHELENNSKDYYRKNYSSANNQFDLYQLFYEKGLTLLNENGKLGFITSNKFCITNYGKALREIIFKKSLIEQVVDCSSSNVFGNVSTYPFIFILKVKQQKNNTVELYKDYNGKIESLDKVRQDKLLKGEEEIFSFQSLSPSYKIIERLEKKCKTQFVSVYRGRGTSKDLIKTGTKKSVTNKEVLRYKPFSEILFRAKSKYQNDYEPKILMKKICYNIECNIDESGEINPINTVYVVKPINKSISIKYLIGILNSKLLSFYTRKKYETTGMRGGYIELRVFEVEKLPIIEATNNEQIETIKFVDQLLKLNEEKAEAKLQTKINQLQSKIDYCESRINEIVYQLYGLTADEIKIVEKS